Proteins encoded in a region of the Stieleria neptunia genome:
- a CDS encoding Ntn hydrolase family protein, which translates to MTFCIGIQVREGIIALADTRIVRGSEQVNKQKLAAFQHGNSALFTMTSGLRSVRDKTLVYVEESLRGGGQTQDRLYQFANLFGQQLRRVKEEDGPSLSTTGHSFNLHAIIGGCLPADQRPQLFYIYPEGNWVECAIDSPYFMIGRTYYGKPIVDRLLTFETPLRAALALAFLAFDATRASVTDVGYPIDVAVISTQSRLPVYRRLTQSDLAETTDNWAQGLKDILGQLPMSWADPLLNSTTFDSAGPSGAVNLNNQDQNQTQ; encoded by the coding sequence TTGACATTCTGCATCGGAATCCAAGTCCGCGAAGGGATCATCGCCCTGGCGGACACCCGCATCGTTCGCGGCAGCGAGCAGGTCAACAAACAAAAGCTGGCTGCGTTCCAACACGGCAACAGCGCCTTGTTCACGATGACCAGTGGACTGCGATCGGTCCGCGACAAGACGCTGGTCTACGTCGAAGAATCCTTGCGTGGGGGCGGCCAGACGCAGGATCGGCTGTATCAATTTGCGAACCTGTTCGGCCAACAGCTCCGCCGGGTGAAAGAGGAAGACGGCCCCTCGCTGTCCACCACCGGGCACTCGTTCAACCTGCACGCGATCATCGGCGGTTGTTTGCCCGCCGATCAGCGGCCCCAGTTGTTCTACATCTATCCCGAAGGGAATTGGGTCGAATGCGCGATCGATTCGCCTTACTTCATGATCGGACGCACCTATTACGGCAAACCCATCGTGGATCGCCTGCTGACGTTTGAGACTCCCTTGCGGGCGGCGTTGGCGCTCGCCTTCCTGGCCTTCGATGCGACGCGAGCGAGTGTCACCGACGTCGGCTATCCGATTGACGTGGCCGTGATTTCAACACAGAGCCGTCTTCCCGTCTATCGACGTTTGACCCAGTCGGATCTCGCCGAAACGACAGACAACTGGGCACAGGGGTTGAAGGACATCCTCGGGCAATTGCCGATGTCGTGGGCGGACCCATTGCTCAATTCTACCACTTTTGATTCTGCCGGCCCCTCGGGCGCGGTGAATCTGAACAACCAAGATCAAAATCAAACTCAATAG
- a CDS encoding transglutaminase-like domain-containing protein, producing MPTIKVESQLEYDVRQPTNMLFKIAAARTERQEVRNERLVVQPEMQMETLEVGLEGNTMQRLSVQPCQLTIQYEAEVVSVAQSTDLGNVAESNVGSLPMEVLPYLNPSRYCESDLLGRFAFEEFGQVQPGLLRVQAICDWVNEHLDYTPGSTGVMTTAADVVLQRTGVCRDYAHLAIALCRGIGVPARYVSGYAAQLQPPDFHGFMEVFLSGQWYFFDPTRLAPVDGLVRIATGRDAADVPFATITGDAGLTSKTVSAVFLPE from the coding sequence ATGCCGACCATCAAAGTTGAAAGCCAACTGGAATATGACGTTCGTCAGCCGACCAACATGCTGTTCAAAATCGCCGCCGCTCGCACCGAACGGCAAGAGGTTCGCAATGAGCGTCTGGTGGTGCAACCGGAGATGCAGATGGAAACGCTGGAGGTCGGCTTGGAGGGGAACACGATGCAGCGTCTCTCCGTGCAACCCTGCCAACTGACGATCCAATACGAAGCCGAGGTCGTCTCGGTTGCCCAGTCGACCGATCTGGGCAACGTTGCCGAATCCAATGTGGGCAGCCTGCCGATGGAGGTGTTGCCCTACCTGAACCCGAGCCGCTACTGCGAAAGCGATCTGCTGGGCCGATTCGCGTTTGAAGAATTTGGTCAGGTTCAACCCGGGCTGCTGCGGGTCCAAGCGATCTGTGATTGGGTCAACGAGCATCTCGATTACACGCCGGGCAGCACCGGCGTGATGACCACGGCCGCGGACGTGGTCTTGCAACGGACCGGGGTCTGCCGCGACTACGCCCATTTGGCGATCGCGTTGTGCCGGGGCATCGGGGTGCCGGCGCGCTACGTTTCGGGCTACGCCGCCCAGTTGCAGCCGCCCGATTTCCATGGATTCATGGAGGTGTTCCTGAGCGGTCAGTGGTACTTTTTTGATCCCACCCGACTCGCCCCCGTCGACGGACTGGTCCGCATCGCGACCGGTCGCGACGCCGCCGATGTCCCCTTTGCGACGATCACCGGCGACGCGGGATTGACGTCTAAAACCGTTAGCGCGGTGTTCTTGCCGGAGTGA
- a CDS encoding HAD-IIB family hydrolase, whose protein sequence is MSSIIESENHPQPNDTIPQVLAPPSESLNAEAAGELNICLISLHGLIRGTDPELGCDADTGGQVKYVLELARELGSRANVRQVQLLTRQIIDPKVSEDYSVLEEPIGECAKIVRIPFGPKRYLKKESLWPYIEMFIDQTLAYFKRHGIPDLIHGHYADAGIAGAHLAQLLHLPYVFTGHSLGRVKRQRLSVGKTNPETLEKKYKFTQRIEAEETALETAAMVVTSTNQEVKQQYELYDHYVPARMEVIPPGVDLSHFSPLADPNHQPEIDQALEPFLREPDKPMILTMARPDERKNLEMLVKVYGESEELQKVANLVLILGTRDDLRELPRGQQAIITNILHLIDQYDLYGKVAYPKSHRPSDVPDLYRMAAQSKGVFINPALTEPFGLTLLEAGATGVPIVATNDGGPRDIISNCENGLLIDPLDAGEIERALLRVLTEEDVWQKFSQAGIAGTRKHYAWSNHASRYLRDVNEILERATYPSAVNRPERKLPQFDRMIITDLDNTLTGDDEALARFADLIRENDHIGFGIATGRRLDSALELIESLGLPQPDLIDTDAGTQLHYGEAMTPDRTWQKSIGYAWDRDGILDCLTDLEGLTPQSDDRQSDFKVSFEMDPSKITVTNVKKKLREAGLRAKVVLSLGMFLDVIPVRGGSDLSMRHVLWKWGFQPDHVLVAGDSGNDAGMLLGRTLGVVVANHSRELDRLKKRPRIYFANTPHAGGILEGIEYYNFLDKIVIPNDRID, encoded by the coding sequence ATGAGCTCGATCATCGAATCTGAAAACCACCCCCAACCCAATGACACGATTCCTCAGGTGCTGGCGCCGCCCAGCGAGAGTTTGAACGCTGAGGCGGCCGGCGAATTGAACATCTGCTTGATCAGCTTGCACGGGCTGATCCGCGGCACCGACCCCGAACTCGGCTGCGACGCCGACACCGGCGGCCAAGTCAAATACGTCTTGGAACTCGCTCGCGAGCTGGGTTCGCGGGCGAACGTGCGTCAGGTGCAATTGTTGACCCGGCAGATCATCGACCCCAAGGTCTCGGAGGATTATTCGGTCCTGGAAGAGCCGATCGGGGAATGCGCGAAAATCGTGCGGATCCCCTTCGGCCCCAAGCGTTATCTGAAGAAAGAATCGCTGTGGCCCTACATCGAGATGTTCATTGATCAGACGCTCGCCTATTTCAAACGCCACGGGATACCGGATCTGATTCACGGCCACTACGCCGACGCCGGTATCGCCGGTGCGCACTTGGCCCAGTTGCTGCACCTGCCCTACGTGTTCACCGGTCACTCACTCGGCCGGGTGAAGCGTCAGCGGTTGAGCGTCGGCAAAACGAATCCCGAGACTCTGGAAAAGAAGTACAAGTTCACGCAGCGGATCGAGGCCGAAGAGACGGCGTTGGAAACGGCCGCGATGGTGGTCACCAGCACGAACCAGGAAGTGAAACAGCAATACGAGCTGTACGATCATTACGTCCCGGCGCGGATGGAGGTGATCCCGCCCGGCGTTGATCTGTCCCATTTTTCCCCGCTGGCCGACCCGAATCATCAACCGGAAATCGACCAGGCGCTCGAGCCATTTCTGCGCGAGCCCGACAAGCCGATGATCTTGACGATGGCGCGCCCGGACGAGCGCAAGAACTTGGAGATGCTGGTCAAGGTCTACGGTGAAAGCGAGGAACTGCAGAAGGTCGCGAATCTGGTGTTGATCCTGGGGACCCGGGACGATTTGCGGGAGCTTCCCCGGGGGCAACAGGCGATCATCACGAACATCTTGCATTTGATCGACCAGTACGACCTGTACGGCAAGGTGGCGTATCCGAAATCACATCGCCCCTCCGACGTGCCCGATCTGTACCGGATGGCGGCGCAGTCCAAGGGCGTCTTCATCAACCCCGCCCTGACCGAGCCGTTCGGGCTGACCCTGTTGGAAGCCGGTGCGACCGGGGTGCCGATCGTCGCCACCAACGATGGCGGACCGCGGGACATTATTTCCAATTGTGAAAACGGGCTGCTGATCGATCCGCTCGACGCGGGCGAGATCGAACGGGCGTTGTTGCGGGTTTTGACCGAGGAAGACGTCTGGCAAAAATTCTCCCAGGCGGGGATCGCCGGAACGCGCAAGCACTACGCATGGAGCAACCACGCCTCGCGTTATCTCCGCGACGTGAACGAGATTCTCGAGCGGGCAACCTACCCCAGTGCGGTGAACCGGCCGGAACGCAAACTGCCGCAATTTGATCGCATGATCATCACCGATTTGGACAACACACTGACCGGCGACGACGAGGCCTTGGCACGATTTGCGGACCTGATCCGCGAGAACGATCACATCGGTTTCGGTATCGCGACCGGACGGCGGCTCGACAGCGCCTTGGAATTGATCGAGTCGCTCGGATTGCCGCAACCGGATCTGATCGATACCGACGCGGGCACGCAGCTGCACTACGGGGAGGCGATGACCCCTGACCGGACGTGGCAGAAATCGATCGGCTATGCCTGGGATCGGGACGGGATTCTGGACTGTTTGACCGATCTGGAAGGGTTGACCCCGCAGTCGGACGACCGACAATCCGACTTCAAAGTCAGCTTCGAGATGGACCCGAGTAAAATCACGGTCACAAACGTCAAAAAGAAACTGCGAGAAGCCGGACTGAGGGCTAAGGTGGTGTTGTCCCTGGGGATGTTTTTGGATGTAATCCCGGTCCGGGGCGGCAGCGATTTGTCGATGCGGCATGTGCTCTGGAAATGGGGCTTCCAGCCGGATCACGTCTTGGTCGCCGGCGATTCGGGCAACGATGCCGGCATGTTGCTGGGGCGAACGCTGGGTGTCGTCGTCGCCAATCACAGCCGTGAGCTTGATCGATTGAAAAAACGACCGCGTATTTATTTCGCAAACACTCCGCACGCGGGCGGAATCTTGGAAGGCATCGAGTACTACAACTTTTTGGACAAAATCGTAATTCCCAATGATCGGATTGATTGA
- a CDS encoding amylosucrase gives MIGLIDYGTETQAELDELSFQADLSLQRLKPRLEQVWEQYAISDERQKIFESRLQEQWRPLFAQLHELYSGRYDFFYHLEQVLLTCALAFAERSDDLCEIDRHRVIEPDWFQSQNVIGGALYVDLFSDNLSRLREHVGYFKDLGLTYLHLMPLFAVRPGNNDGGYAISNYRTIAPSLGTVEDLKLLADDLREAGISLVLDFVFNHTSDDHEWAQRAQAGQREYREFYYTFADRTVPEQYERNLREIFPTVRRGNFTWHDGMGRWVWTTFNSFQWDLNYSNPAVFRAMLDEMLFIANLGVDFLRLDAVAFIWKQMGTSCENLPQAHSVIRAFNRLVRLAAPALVFKSEAIVHPDEVVKYIDKNECQVSYNPTLMALLWESLATRRTDLLVRTLSRRFSLPAGTSWVNYLRCHDDIGWTFDDDDAASIGINAYDHRNFLNQFYSGQFEGSFARGVPFQHNHETGDMRISGTMASLAGLERAIEQEDEEGKELAIRRMMLLHGVTLSIGGIPLLYMGEEWGMLNDYSFTADPAKAGDSRWIHRPRMKWEYLEELDDESGRDSIRRRIFRSLQSMIAIRKRTLAFAGQEMSLFPTGNHHLLGYVRSNEASNVVVVANFTEHAQVLDANRLRTAGLGRFFKNLLNDVEYGTAEPVLLQPYELLWLKRI, from the coding sequence ATGATCGGATTGATTGACTACGGTACGGAAACCCAGGCAGAGCTTGATGAGCTTTCATTTCAGGCCGATCTATCACTGCAACGGCTGAAGCCGCGGTTGGAGCAGGTTTGGGAACAGTATGCGATATCGGACGAACGACAGAAGATCTTTGAGTCGCGTTTGCAAGAGCAGTGGCGACCGTTGTTCGCCCAGCTGCACGAGCTCTACAGCGGACGCTACGATTTTTTCTATCATCTCGAACAGGTGCTGTTGACCTGCGCCCTGGCCTTCGCCGAGCGCAGCGATGATCTGTGTGAAATCGATCGGCATCGGGTGATCGAGCCGGATTGGTTTCAGTCCCAAAACGTGATCGGCGGCGCACTCTACGTCGACCTGTTCAGCGACAACCTGAGCCGCTTGCGGGAGCACGTCGGCTACTTCAAAGATTTGGGGCTGACCTATTTGCACCTGATGCCGTTGTTTGCGGTCCGTCCGGGAAACAACGACGGCGGCTATGCGATCAGCAACTACCGCACGATCGCACCGAGCCTGGGAACGGTGGAGGATTTGAAGCTGTTGGCCGATGACCTGCGCGAAGCCGGCATCAGCTTGGTGTTGGATTTTGTGTTCAACCACACGTCGGACGATCACGAGTGGGCGCAGCGGGCCCAGGCCGGGCAACGGGAGTACCGGGAGTTCTATTACACGTTCGCCGATCGAACGGTGCCGGAGCAATACGAACGCAACCTCCGCGAGATCTTTCCGACCGTTCGCCGCGGCAACTTCACCTGGCACGACGGCATGGGACGCTGGGTCTGGACCACGTTCAACAGCTTTCAGTGGGATCTGAACTACAGCAATCCCGCCGTCTTTCGAGCGATGCTCGATGAGATGCTGTTCATCGCCAACTTGGGCGTCGACTTTCTGCGTCTCGACGCGGTGGCCTTTATCTGGAAACAGATGGGAACCAGTTGCGAGAACCTGCCCCAGGCACACTCGGTCATCCGCGCGTTCAATCGCCTGGTGCGTTTGGCCGCGCCGGCGCTGGTGTTTAAATCCGAAGCGATCGTGCACCCCGATGAAGTCGTCAAATACATCGACAAGAATGAATGCCAGGTTTCCTACAATCCGACCTTGATGGCGCTGCTGTGGGAATCCTTGGCGACCCGGCGAACCGATCTGTTGGTGCGAACCCTCTCGCGACGATTCTCGTTACCCGCGGGGACGTCCTGGGTCAATTACCTGCGCTGCCACGATGACATCGGCTGGACGTTCGATGATGACGATGCGGCGTCGATCGGAATCAACGCCTACGACCATCGAAACTTTCTCAACCAATTCTATTCGGGCCAGTTCGAAGGTTCCTTCGCCCGGGGCGTTCCGTTCCAACACAACCACGAGACCGGCGACATGCGGATCTCGGGCACGATGGCGTCGCTGGCCGGCTTGGAACGGGCGATCGAACAAGAAGACGAGGAAGGCAAAGAGCTTGCGATTCGACGGATGATGCTGCTGCACGGCGTCACGCTCAGCATCGGCGGAATCCCCTTGTTGTACATGGGCGAAGAATGGGGCATGTTGAACGATTATTCCTTCACCGCCGACCCGGCCAAGGCCGGCGATTCCCGCTGGATTCACCGACCGCGGATGAAGTGGGAGTACCTGGAGGAGTTGGATGACGAATCCGGACGCGATTCGATTCGCCGACGCATCTTCCGTTCGCTGCAATCGATGATCGCGATCCGAAAACGCACGCTGGCGTTCGCCGGCCAGGAGATGAGTCTGTTTCCGACCGGGAACCATCACCTGCTCGGATATGTCCGCTCCAACGAAGCATCCAACGTGGTCGTGGTGGCGAACTTCACCGAACACGCCCAGGTCTTGGACGCCAATCGATTGCGGACCGCCGGACTCGGTCGGTTCTTCAAAAACCTGCTCAACGATGTCGAATACGGGACCGCCGAACCCGTCTTGCTGCAGCCGTACGAGCTGTTGTGGCTGAAACGGATTTAG
- a CDS encoding HAD-IIB family hydrolase, whose translation MNLNTNLTVTTLATDLDGTLIPVHETPQQRAAVKHLGSLVEEHSLQLIFVTGRSFALTFEAITQFDLPHPASILCDVGSTMWHRRGDGSYEPDRDYEQALLDRMGRWTNASIQSALCERVEWLTPQDPRQQTPLKCSFDFPHRALSAVRESVAMWIVEFDCPLAFTISRDPETGDGLLDILPIDVNKGSAIHWWATRRSIDPASIVFAGDSGNDTAAMTSGVRAVLVGNADEQLRGETKDAMRDQQWLYLADGIGPEGVRDGLMYHLGRRG comes from the coding sequence ATGAATTTGAACACAAACTTGACCGTCACGACGCTCGCCACCGATTTGGATGGAACGTTGATTCCGGTTCACGAAACACCCCAGCAGCGCGCGGCGGTCAAGCATTTGGGCAGCCTGGTCGAAGAACATTCTTTGCAGCTGATTTTTGTCACGGGGCGCTCCTTCGCGTTGACGTTCGAAGCGATCACGCAATTCGACTTGCCGCATCCGGCTTCGATCCTGTGCGACGTCGGGTCCACGATGTGGCATCGCCGCGGGGACGGCAGCTACGAGCCTGATCGCGATTACGAACAGGCGTTGTTGGATCGGATGGGACGCTGGACGAACGCGAGCATTCAATCCGCGCTGTGCGAGCGTGTCGAATGGCTGACGCCCCAAGATCCGCGGCAACAGACGCCACTGAAATGCAGTTTCGACTTTCCACACCGCGCCCTTTCGGCGGTTCGCGAGTCGGTCGCGATGTGGATCGTCGAGTTCGATTGTCCGCTGGCGTTCACCATCAGCCGCGATCCGGAAACCGGTGACGGCTTGCTGGACATCTTACCGATCGACGTCAACAAGGGTTCGGCGATCCATTGGTGGGCCACACGTCGATCGATCGATCCCGCATCGATCGTGTTCGCCGGGGATTCCGGTAACGACACCGCGGCGATGACCAGTGGAGTCCGCGCCGTGCTGGTGGGGAACGCGGACGAGCAATTGCGTGGCGAAACCAAGGACGCGATGCGCGATCAACAATGGCTGTACTTGGCCGACGGGATCGGCCCGGAAGGTGTCCGAGACGGATTGATGTATCACCTCGGCCGCCGCGGCTAA
- a CDS encoding RNA polymerase sigma factor yields the protein MTNESFDDLLARCREGDEEAVDRVVRQYSGRLLAVARKLLSAQVRRRVDHEDIVQSALFTFFRRVEDGEFTIKAPDDLWKLLVTITVRKAQNQGRLHSAAQRSPAREVNGSWFVTAISRDPGPVEAIVLSEIIEDLTRWLEQEKYGTILERILSGEAKADIANDLGLSKRTVDRVLFRIRTRLEGWIGDPN from the coding sequence ATGACCAACGAATCGTTCGATGATCTGCTGGCCCGATGCCGCGAGGGTGACGAGGAAGCCGTGGATCGGGTGGTGCGTCAGTATTCGGGCCGGTTGCTGGCCGTGGCAAGAAAGTTGCTGAGTGCCCAAGTCCGACGACGGGTGGACCACGAAGACATCGTCCAGAGTGCCCTGTTCACGTTTTTTCGACGCGTCGAAGACGGCGAATTCACGATCAAAGCCCCCGACGATCTTTGGAAGTTGTTGGTCACCATCACGGTTCGTAAAGCGCAGAACCAGGGGCGCCTGCATTCCGCGGCGCAACGCAGTCCGGCCCGCGAAGTCAACGGATCCTGGTTCGTCACCGCAATCTCTCGTGACCCGGGACCGGTCGAGGCCATCGTCCTGTCGGAGATCATTGAGGATTTAACGCGTTGGCTGGAACAGGAAAAATACGGAACCATTTTGGAGCGCATCCTCAGCGGCGAAGCGAAGGCGGACATCGCCAACGACCTGGGACTGTCCAAGCGAACGGTCGATCGAGTGCTGTTTCGCATCCGAACCCGATTGGAAGGCTGGATCGGCGATCCGAACTAG